The Primulina tabacum isolate GXHZ01 chromosome 7, ASM2559414v2, whole genome shotgun sequence genome includes a window with the following:
- the LOC142551471 gene encoding rho GTPase-activating protein REN1-like isoform X3: protein MTNVIADSSQGEGGNNEPSPPPAHPSPAFHGGNKVYKSGPLFLSSKGIGWTSWKKRWFILTQTSLVFFRSDPNVIPQKGSEVNLTLGGIDLNSSGSVVVKEDKKLLTVLFPDGRDGRAFTLKAETLEDLYEWKAALEEALKNAPSAALVTGPNGKLKNDQLNAADASSEQSKDRRVKSLVIGRPILLALEDIDGTPSFLEKALRFVEENGVKTEGILRQAADVDDVEHRIREFEKGKCEFSSDEDPHVIADCVKYVIRELPSSPVPASCCKALLEACRTERGMRVNVVRSAICETFPEPNRRLLQRILMMMQKVASNKAVNRMSTSAVAACMAPLLLRPLLAGDCELENDFDVGGDGSVQLLQAAAAANHAQTIVITLLEEYDNIFGECSVTPEPYTDSEESGSESEEITDDDEDSFDDDGDDDATEDSRADSDKDFENELSDTSSDTSENEYHKKMQISGGHSSGSESHQVHDVLKSSPKYASSSSQNELFQHGCKEKIDEVQNECDDDAKMQFNDSNEILGAYPSESSMFQDSSKPSHEPVRSVRRPAVWGRTPGKKNLSMESIDIPFEDEAEIKKLESMKSDLQNKISKEEMANLHMQDALEKQKRDLHERRLALEKDVARLQEHLKKELELRTALEAGLRISQQPHSVPSIANEKIKAELDEIARTEAEVFSLKQKAADLELHLIQQREQNSRIGYDIGNQLNQSPNDQSKFRKKKQIDVGALTISGATDNFSRSKHEYNLEKPDGYKDRKLDSPSSTRKSLPLPQQTDSFRNPKATGALNLSSNTELGTNTPGTTSSRKSNPRGEERRSQIATELRNLDKGENSSQPIQNLGHSGGSENCQSHQNSKEQSLEKIQELENFESSHKSDDQNDRGTKLEVFPNLDRGKSESFPVDDKIRSRVPPRTYSR from the exons GTATTGGATGGACATCATGGAAGAAAAGGTGGTTTATTTTAACTCAAACGTCCTTGGTCTTCTTCAGAAGTGATCCA AATGTGATCCCTCAGAAAGGGAGTGAAGTCAATTTAACCCTTGGAGGGATTGATCTAAATAGTTCAGGCAG TGTCGTTGTCAAAGAGGATAAGAAATTGCTCACGGTACTCTTCCCTGATGGACGCGATGGACGAGCGTTCACACTCAAG GCAGAGACACTGGAAGATCTGTACGAGTGGAAGGCTGCTCTTGAAGAAGCTCTTAAAAATGCACCTAGTGCGGCTCTTGTTACCGGGCCAAATGGTAAACTCAAGAACGATCAGCTCAATGCAGCTGATGCTTCTTCAGAACAAT CTAAAGATAGACGGGTTAAATCCTTGGTCATCGGTCGACCAATTTTACTTGCTCTAGAAGATATAGATGGCACTCCATCCTTTTTGGAAAAAGCTCTTAGATTTGTCGAGGAAAATG GCGTTAAAACAGAAGGCATCTTGAGGCAAGCTGCTGATGTAGACGATGTGGAGCATCGAATAAGAGAGTTTGAAAAAG GGAAATGTGAGTTTTCTTCGGACGAGGATCCACATGTTATTGCTGACTGTGTTAAG TACGTTATTCGAGAGTTACCTTCATCACCAGTTCCCGCATCTTGCTGCAAGGCCCTCCTTGAAGCATGCC GAACTGAGCGAGGGATGAGAGTAAATGTTGTGCGTTCAGCAATATGTGAAACATTTCCGGAGCCCAATCGTCGCTTGTTACAAAG AATTCTTATGATGATGCAAAAGGTGGCTTCTAACAAGGCTGTGAACAGAATGAGCACATCAGCTGTAGCAGCTTGCATGGCTCCCTTACTTCTTCGTCCCCTTCTTGCTGGTGATTGTGAGCTAGAAAATGATTTTGATGTGGGCGGTGATGGTTCTGTCCAACTTTTGCAAGCAGCTGCTGCAGCTAATCATGCACAGACCATTGTTATTACATTACTCGAGGAATACGATAATATATTTGGG GAATGTTCTGTAACCCCTGAACCCTATACTGATTCTGAAGAGAGTGGTAGTGAGAGCGAGGAAATTACAGATGATGATGAAGATAGCTTTGACGATGATGGGGATGATGATGCAACTGAAGACTCCCGTGCAGATTCGGACAAAGATTTTGAGAATGAATTAAGTGATACTAGTAGTGACACCTCTGaaaatgaatatcacaaaaag ATGCAGATCTCTGGAGGTCACAGCTCAGGGTCCGAGTCTCATCAAGTACATGATGTTCTTAAATCCAGTCCAAAATATGCATCAAGTTCTTCTCAGAATGAATTGTTTCAACATGGTTGCAAAGAGAAAATTGATGAAGTTCAAAACGAGTGTGATGATGATGCCAAAATGCAATTCAACGACTCCAATGAAATATTAGGTGCTTATCCTAGTGAATCATCAATGTTCCAAGACTCTTCTAAACCATCACATGAACCAGTTCGGAGCGTACGACGACCTGCTGTTTGGGGACGCACGCCT GGAAAGAAGAACCTTTCCATGGAGTCTATTGACATTCCTTTTGAAGACGA GGCTGAAATAAAAAAGCTTGAGTCCATGAAATCAGATTTGCAGAACAAGATCTCTAAGGAG GAAATGGCAAACTTGCATATGCAGGATGCCCTGGAGAAGCAGAAGCGTGATTTACATGAACGTCGTTTAGCTCTTGAGAAAGAT GTGGCAAGGCTACAAGAGCATTTAAAGAAGGAGTTAGAGCTGAGGACAGCGCTTGAAGCTGGACTCAGAATATCCCAACAACCTCATTCTGTTCCATCCATTGCTAATGAAAAG ATTAAGGCAGAGCTGGATGAAATTGCTCGAACAGAGGCAGAAGTTTTTAGTTTAAAACAGAAGGCTGCTGATCTTGAACTGCATCTTATTCAACAGCGTGAACAAAACTCTAGGATCGGGTATGATATAGGGAATCAGCTCAATCAAAGTCCAAATGATCAATCAAAATT CCGGAAGAAGAAACAGATAGATGTTGGAGCCTTAACTATCTCCGGCGCGACAGATAATTTTTCAAGAAGTAAG CATGAGTACAATTTGGAGAAGCCAGACGGATATAAAGACAGGAAATTAGACTCTCCATCTTCCACGAGAAAATCATTGCCTCTGCCCCAACAAACAGACTCCTTTCGAAATCCGAAAGCCACTGGAGCTTTGAATTTGTCATCCAACACAGAGCTAGGCACAAATACACCCGGTACGACCAGTTCTAGAAAGTCTAATCCGAGGGGTGAG GAACGACGCTCACAAATTGCAACTGAGCTCCGAAATTTAGATAAAGGTGAGAATTCATCTCAGCCCATCCAAAACCTTGGACATAGTGGAGGATCAGAGAATTGCCAGTCACATCAAAACTCTAAAGAACAATCCTTGGAAAAAATACAAGAACTGGAGAACTTTGAATCATCCCACAAGTCCGATGACCAAAATGACAGGGGAACAAAATTGGAAGTGTTCCCAAATCTAGACCGGGGAAAATCAGAAAGCTTCCCAGTAGATGATAAAATTCGATCAAGAGTTCCTCCAAGAACCTACTCTAGATGA
- the LOC142551471 gene encoding rho GTPase-activating protein REN1-like isoform X1, producing the protein MTNVIADSSQGEGGNNEPSPPPAHPSPAFHGGNKVYKSGPLFLSSKGIGWTSWKKRWFILTQTSLVFFRSDPNVIPQKGSEVNLTLGGIDLNSSGSVVVKEDKKLLTVLFPDGRDGRAFTLKAETLEDLYEWKAALEEALKNAPSAALVTGPNGKLKNDQLNAADASSEQSKDRRVKSLVIGRPILLALEDIDGTPSFLEKALRFVEENGVKTEGILRQAADVDDVEHRIREFEKGKCEFSSDEDPHVIADCVKYVIRELPSSPVPASCCKALLEACRTERGMRVNVVRSAICETFPEPNRRLLQRILMMMQKVASNKAVNRMSTSAVAACMAPLLLRPLLAGDCELENDFDVGGDGSVQLLQAAAAANHAQTIVITLLEEYDNIFGECSVTPEPYTDSEESGSESEEITDDDEDSFDDDGDDDATEDSRADSDKDFENELSDTSSDTSENEYHKKMQISGGHSSGSESHQVHDVLKSSPKYASSSSQNELFQHGCKEKIDEVQNECDDDAKMQFNDSNEILGAYPSESSMFQDSSKPSHEPVRSVRRPAVWGRTPGKKNLSMESIDIPFEDEAEIKKLESMKSDLQNKISKEEMANLHMQDALEKQKRDLHERRLALEKDVARLQEHLKKELELRTALEAGLRISQQPHSVPSIANEKIKAELDEIARTEAEVFSLKQKAADLELHLIQQREQNSRIGYDIGNQLNQSPNDQSKFRKKKQIDVGALTISGATDNFSRSKHEYNLEKPDGYKDRKLDSPSSTRKSLPLPQQTDSFRNPKATGALNLSSNTELGTNTPGTTSSRKSNPRGEGTNSTTSALSKLTNRLNFLKERRSQIATELRNLDKGENSSQPIQNLGHSGGSENCQSHQNSKEQSLEKIQELENFESSHKSDDQNDRGTKLEVFPNLDRGKSESFPVDDKIRSRVPPRTYSR; encoded by the exons GTATTGGATGGACATCATGGAAGAAAAGGTGGTTTATTTTAACTCAAACGTCCTTGGTCTTCTTCAGAAGTGATCCA AATGTGATCCCTCAGAAAGGGAGTGAAGTCAATTTAACCCTTGGAGGGATTGATCTAAATAGTTCAGGCAG TGTCGTTGTCAAAGAGGATAAGAAATTGCTCACGGTACTCTTCCCTGATGGACGCGATGGACGAGCGTTCACACTCAAG GCAGAGACACTGGAAGATCTGTACGAGTGGAAGGCTGCTCTTGAAGAAGCTCTTAAAAATGCACCTAGTGCGGCTCTTGTTACCGGGCCAAATGGTAAACTCAAGAACGATCAGCTCAATGCAGCTGATGCTTCTTCAGAACAAT CTAAAGATAGACGGGTTAAATCCTTGGTCATCGGTCGACCAATTTTACTTGCTCTAGAAGATATAGATGGCACTCCATCCTTTTTGGAAAAAGCTCTTAGATTTGTCGAGGAAAATG GCGTTAAAACAGAAGGCATCTTGAGGCAAGCTGCTGATGTAGACGATGTGGAGCATCGAATAAGAGAGTTTGAAAAAG GGAAATGTGAGTTTTCTTCGGACGAGGATCCACATGTTATTGCTGACTGTGTTAAG TACGTTATTCGAGAGTTACCTTCATCACCAGTTCCCGCATCTTGCTGCAAGGCCCTCCTTGAAGCATGCC GAACTGAGCGAGGGATGAGAGTAAATGTTGTGCGTTCAGCAATATGTGAAACATTTCCGGAGCCCAATCGTCGCTTGTTACAAAG AATTCTTATGATGATGCAAAAGGTGGCTTCTAACAAGGCTGTGAACAGAATGAGCACATCAGCTGTAGCAGCTTGCATGGCTCCCTTACTTCTTCGTCCCCTTCTTGCTGGTGATTGTGAGCTAGAAAATGATTTTGATGTGGGCGGTGATGGTTCTGTCCAACTTTTGCAAGCAGCTGCTGCAGCTAATCATGCACAGACCATTGTTATTACATTACTCGAGGAATACGATAATATATTTGGG GAATGTTCTGTAACCCCTGAACCCTATACTGATTCTGAAGAGAGTGGTAGTGAGAGCGAGGAAATTACAGATGATGATGAAGATAGCTTTGACGATGATGGGGATGATGATGCAACTGAAGACTCCCGTGCAGATTCGGACAAAGATTTTGAGAATGAATTAAGTGATACTAGTAGTGACACCTCTGaaaatgaatatcacaaaaag ATGCAGATCTCTGGAGGTCACAGCTCAGGGTCCGAGTCTCATCAAGTACATGATGTTCTTAAATCCAGTCCAAAATATGCATCAAGTTCTTCTCAGAATGAATTGTTTCAACATGGTTGCAAAGAGAAAATTGATGAAGTTCAAAACGAGTGTGATGATGATGCCAAAATGCAATTCAACGACTCCAATGAAATATTAGGTGCTTATCCTAGTGAATCATCAATGTTCCAAGACTCTTCTAAACCATCACATGAACCAGTTCGGAGCGTACGACGACCTGCTGTTTGGGGACGCACGCCT GGAAAGAAGAACCTTTCCATGGAGTCTATTGACATTCCTTTTGAAGACGA GGCTGAAATAAAAAAGCTTGAGTCCATGAAATCAGATTTGCAGAACAAGATCTCTAAGGAG GAAATGGCAAACTTGCATATGCAGGATGCCCTGGAGAAGCAGAAGCGTGATTTACATGAACGTCGTTTAGCTCTTGAGAAAGAT GTGGCAAGGCTACAAGAGCATTTAAAGAAGGAGTTAGAGCTGAGGACAGCGCTTGAAGCTGGACTCAGAATATCCCAACAACCTCATTCTGTTCCATCCATTGCTAATGAAAAG ATTAAGGCAGAGCTGGATGAAATTGCTCGAACAGAGGCAGAAGTTTTTAGTTTAAAACAGAAGGCTGCTGATCTTGAACTGCATCTTATTCAACAGCGTGAACAAAACTCTAGGATCGGGTATGATATAGGGAATCAGCTCAATCAAAGTCCAAATGATCAATCAAAATT CCGGAAGAAGAAACAGATAGATGTTGGAGCCTTAACTATCTCCGGCGCGACAGATAATTTTTCAAGAAGTAAG CATGAGTACAATTTGGAGAAGCCAGACGGATATAAAGACAGGAAATTAGACTCTCCATCTTCCACGAGAAAATCATTGCCTCTGCCCCAACAAACAGACTCCTTTCGAAATCCGAAAGCCACTGGAGCTTTGAATTTGTCATCCAACACAGAGCTAGGCACAAATACACCCGGTACGACCAGTTCTAGAAAGTCTAATCCGAGGGGTGAG GGCACTAATTCTACCACTTCTGCTCTGTCAAAGCTGACAAACCGACTTAATTTCTTAAAGGAACGACGCTCACAAATTGCAACTGAGCTCCGAAATTTAGATAAAGGTGAGAATTCATCTCAGCCCATCCAAAACCTTGGACATAGTGGAGGATCAGAGAATTGCCAGTCACATCAAAACTCTAAAGAACAATCCTTGGAAAAAATACAAGAACTGGAGAACTTTGAATCATCCCACAAGTCCGATGACCAAAATGACAGGGGAACAAAATTGGAAGTGTTCCCAAATCTAGACCGGGGAAAATCAGAAAGCTTCCCAGTAGATGATAAAATTCGATCAAGAGTTCCTCCAAGAACCTACTCTAGATGA
- the LOC142551471 gene encoding rho GTPase-activating protein REN1-like isoform X4 yields MTNVIADSSQGEGGNNEPSPPPAHPSPAFHGGNKVYKSGPLFLSSKGIGWTSWKKRWFILTQTSLVFFRSDPNVIPQKGSEVNLTLGGIDLNSSGSVVVKEDKKLLTVLFPDGRDGRAFTLKAETLEDLYEWKAALEEALKNAPSAALVTGPNGKLKNDQLNAADASSEQCVKTEGILRQAADVDDVEHRIREFEKGKCEFSSDEDPHVIADCVKYVIRELPSSPVPASCCKALLEACRTERGMRVNVVRSAICETFPEPNRRLLQRILMMMQKVASNKAVNRMSTSAVAACMAPLLLRPLLAGDCELENDFDVGGDGSVQLLQAAAAANHAQTIVITLLEEYDNIFGECSVTPEPYTDSEESGSESEEITDDDEDSFDDDGDDDATEDSRADSDKDFENELSDTSSDTSENEYHKKMQISGGHSSGSESHQVHDVLKSSPKYASSSSQNELFQHGCKEKIDEVQNECDDDAKMQFNDSNEILGAYPSESSMFQDSSKPSHEPVRSVRRPAVWGRTPGKKNLSMESIDIPFEDEAEIKKLESMKSDLQNKISKEEMANLHMQDALEKQKRDLHERRLALEKDVARLQEHLKKELELRTALEAGLRISQQPHSVPSIANEKIKAELDEIARTEAEVFSLKQKAADLELHLIQQREQNSRIGYDIGNQLNQSPNDQSKFRKKKQIDVGALTISGATDNFSRSKHEYNLEKPDGYKDRKLDSPSSTRKSLPLPQQTDSFRNPKATGALNLSSNTELGTNTPGTTSSRKSNPRGEGTNSTTSALSKLTNRLNFLKERRSQIATELRNLDKGENSSQPIQNLGHSGGSENCQSHQNSKEQSLEKIQELENFESSHKSDDQNDRGTKLEVFPNLDRGKSESFPVDDKIRSRVPPRTYSR; encoded by the exons GTATTGGATGGACATCATGGAAGAAAAGGTGGTTTATTTTAACTCAAACGTCCTTGGTCTTCTTCAGAAGTGATCCA AATGTGATCCCTCAGAAAGGGAGTGAAGTCAATTTAACCCTTGGAGGGATTGATCTAAATAGTTCAGGCAG TGTCGTTGTCAAAGAGGATAAGAAATTGCTCACGGTACTCTTCCCTGATGGACGCGATGGACGAGCGTTCACACTCAAG GCAGAGACACTGGAAGATCTGTACGAGTGGAAGGCTGCTCTTGAAGAAGCTCTTAAAAATGCACCTAGTGCGGCTCTTGTTACCGGGCCAAATGGTAAACTCAAGAACGATCAGCTCAATGCAGCTGATGCTTCTTCAGAACAAT GCGTTAAAACAGAAGGCATCTTGAGGCAAGCTGCTGATGTAGACGATGTGGAGCATCGAATAAGAGAGTTTGAAAAAG GGAAATGTGAGTTTTCTTCGGACGAGGATCCACATGTTATTGCTGACTGTGTTAAG TACGTTATTCGAGAGTTACCTTCATCACCAGTTCCCGCATCTTGCTGCAAGGCCCTCCTTGAAGCATGCC GAACTGAGCGAGGGATGAGAGTAAATGTTGTGCGTTCAGCAATATGTGAAACATTTCCGGAGCCCAATCGTCGCTTGTTACAAAG AATTCTTATGATGATGCAAAAGGTGGCTTCTAACAAGGCTGTGAACAGAATGAGCACATCAGCTGTAGCAGCTTGCATGGCTCCCTTACTTCTTCGTCCCCTTCTTGCTGGTGATTGTGAGCTAGAAAATGATTTTGATGTGGGCGGTGATGGTTCTGTCCAACTTTTGCAAGCAGCTGCTGCAGCTAATCATGCACAGACCATTGTTATTACATTACTCGAGGAATACGATAATATATTTGGG GAATGTTCTGTAACCCCTGAACCCTATACTGATTCTGAAGAGAGTGGTAGTGAGAGCGAGGAAATTACAGATGATGATGAAGATAGCTTTGACGATGATGGGGATGATGATGCAACTGAAGACTCCCGTGCAGATTCGGACAAAGATTTTGAGAATGAATTAAGTGATACTAGTAGTGACACCTCTGaaaatgaatatcacaaaaag ATGCAGATCTCTGGAGGTCACAGCTCAGGGTCCGAGTCTCATCAAGTACATGATGTTCTTAAATCCAGTCCAAAATATGCATCAAGTTCTTCTCAGAATGAATTGTTTCAACATGGTTGCAAAGAGAAAATTGATGAAGTTCAAAACGAGTGTGATGATGATGCCAAAATGCAATTCAACGACTCCAATGAAATATTAGGTGCTTATCCTAGTGAATCATCAATGTTCCAAGACTCTTCTAAACCATCACATGAACCAGTTCGGAGCGTACGACGACCTGCTGTTTGGGGACGCACGCCT GGAAAGAAGAACCTTTCCATGGAGTCTATTGACATTCCTTTTGAAGACGA GGCTGAAATAAAAAAGCTTGAGTCCATGAAATCAGATTTGCAGAACAAGATCTCTAAGGAG GAAATGGCAAACTTGCATATGCAGGATGCCCTGGAGAAGCAGAAGCGTGATTTACATGAACGTCGTTTAGCTCTTGAGAAAGAT GTGGCAAGGCTACAAGAGCATTTAAAGAAGGAGTTAGAGCTGAGGACAGCGCTTGAAGCTGGACTCAGAATATCCCAACAACCTCATTCTGTTCCATCCATTGCTAATGAAAAG ATTAAGGCAGAGCTGGATGAAATTGCTCGAACAGAGGCAGAAGTTTTTAGTTTAAAACAGAAGGCTGCTGATCTTGAACTGCATCTTATTCAACAGCGTGAACAAAACTCTAGGATCGGGTATGATATAGGGAATCAGCTCAATCAAAGTCCAAATGATCAATCAAAATT CCGGAAGAAGAAACAGATAGATGTTGGAGCCTTAACTATCTCCGGCGCGACAGATAATTTTTCAAGAAGTAAG CATGAGTACAATTTGGAGAAGCCAGACGGATATAAAGACAGGAAATTAGACTCTCCATCTTCCACGAGAAAATCATTGCCTCTGCCCCAACAAACAGACTCCTTTCGAAATCCGAAAGCCACTGGAGCTTTGAATTTGTCATCCAACACAGAGCTAGGCACAAATACACCCGGTACGACCAGTTCTAGAAAGTCTAATCCGAGGGGTGAG GGCACTAATTCTACCACTTCTGCTCTGTCAAAGCTGACAAACCGACTTAATTTCTTAAAGGAACGACGCTCACAAATTGCAACTGAGCTCCGAAATTTAGATAAAGGTGAGAATTCATCTCAGCCCATCCAAAACCTTGGACATAGTGGAGGATCAGAGAATTGCCAGTCACATCAAAACTCTAAAGAACAATCCTTGGAAAAAATACAAGAACTGGAGAACTTTGAATCATCCCACAAGTCCGATGACCAAAATGACAGGGGAACAAAATTGGAAGTGTTCCCAAATCTAGACCGGGGAAAATCAGAAAGCTTCCCAGTAGATGATAAAATTCGATCAAGAGTTCCTCCAAGAACCTACTCTAGATGA
- the LOC142551471 gene encoding rho GTPase-activating protein REN1-like isoform X2 translates to MTNVIADSSQGEGGNNEPSPPPAHPSPAFHGGNKVYKSGPLFLSSKGIGWTSWKKRWFILTQTSLVFFRSDPNVIPQKGSEVNLTLGGIDLNSSGSVVVKEDKKLLTVLFPDGRDGRAFTLKAETLEDLYEWKAALEEALKNAPSAALVTGPNGKLKNDQLNAADASSEQSKDRRVKSLVIGRPILLALEDIDGTPSFLEKALRFVEENGVKTEGILRQAADVDDVEHRIREFEKGKCEFSSDEDPHVIADCVKYVIRELPSSPVPASCCKALLEACRTERGMRVNVVRSAICETFPEPNRRLLQRILMMMQKVASNKAVNRMSTSAVAACMAPLLLRPLLAGDCELENDFDVGGDGSVQLLQAAAAANHAQTIVITLLEEYDNIFGECSVTPEPYTDSEESGSESEEITDDDEDSFDDDGDDDATEDSRADSDKDFENELSDTSSDTSENEYHKKISGGHSSGSESHQVHDVLKSSPKYASSSSQNELFQHGCKEKIDEVQNECDDDAKMQFNDSNEILGAYPSESSMFQDSSKPSHEPVRSVRRPAVWGRTPGKKNLSMESIDIPFEDEAEIKKLESMKSDLQNKISKEEMANLHMQDALEKQKRDLHERRLALEKDVARLQEHLKKELELRTALEAGLRISQQPHSVPSIANEKIKAELDEIARTEAEVFSLKQKAADLELHLIQQREQNSRIGYDIGNQLNQSPNDQSKFRKKKQIDVGALTISGATDNFSRSKHEYNLEKPDGYKDRKLDSPSSTRKSLPLPQQTDSFRNPKATGALNLSSNTELGTNTPGTTSSRKSNPRGEGTNSTTSALSKLTNRLNFLKERRSQIATELRNLDKGENSSQPIQNLGHSGGSENCQSHQNSKEQSLEKIQELENFESSHKSDDQNDRGTKLEVFPNLDRGKSESFPVDDKIRSRVPPRTYSR, encoded by the exons GTATTGGATGGACATCATGGAAGAAAAGGTGGTTTATTTTAACTCAAACGTCCTTGGTCTTCTTCAGAAGTGATCCA AATGTGATCCCTCAGAAAGGGAGTGAAGTCAATTTAACCCTTGGAGGGATTGATCTAAATAGTTCAGGCAG TGTCGTTGTCAAAGAGGATAAGAAATTGCTCACGGTACTCTTCCCTGATGGACGCGATGGACGAGCGTTCACACTCAAG GCAGAGACACTGGAAGATCTGTACGAGTGGAAGGCTGCTCTTGAAGAAGCTCTTAAAAATGCACCTAGTGCGGCTCTTGTTACCGGGCCAAATGGTAAACTCAAGAACGATCAGCTCAATGCAGCTGATGCTTCTTCAGAACAAT CTAAAGATAGACGGGTTAAATCCTTGGTCATCGGTCGACCAATTTTACTTGCTCTAGAAGATATAGATGGCACTCCATCCTTTTTGGAAAAAGCTCTTAGATTTGTCGAGGAAAATG GCGTTAAAACAGAAGGCATCTTGAGGCAAGCTGCTGATGTAGACGATGTGGAGCATCGAATAAGAGAGTTTGAAAAAG GGAAATGTGAGTTTTCTTCGGACGAGGATCCACATGTTATTGCTGACTGTGTTAAG TACGTTATTCGAGAGTTACCTTCATCACCAGTTCCCGCATCTTGCTGCAAGGCCCTCCTTGAAGCATGCC GAACTGAGCGAGGGATGAGAGTAAATGTTGTGCGTTCAGCAATATGTGAAACATTTCCGGAGCCCAATCGTCGCTTGTTACAAAG AATTCTTATGATGATGCAAAAGGTGGCTTCTAACAAGGCTGTGAACAGAATGAGCACATCAGCTGTAGCAGCTTGCATGGCTCCCTTACTTCTTCGTCCCCTTCTTGCTGGTGATTGTGAGCTAGAAAATGATTTTGATGTGGGCGGTGATGGTTCTGTCCAACTTTTGCAAGCAGCTGCTGCAGCTAATCATGCACAGACCATTGTTATTACATTACTCGAGGAATACGATAATATATTTGGG GAATGTTCTGTAACCCCTGAACCCTATACTGATTCTGAAGAGAGTGGTAGTGAGAGCGAGGAAATTACAGATGATGATGAAGATAGCTTTGACGATGATGGGGATGATGATGCAACTGAAGACTCCCGTGCAGATTCGGACAAAGATTTTGAGAATGAATTAAGTGATACTAGTAGTGACACCTCTGaaaatgaatatcacaaaaag ATCTCTGGAGGTCACAGCTCAGGGTCCGAGTCTCATCAAGTACATGATGTTCTTAAATCCAGTCCAAAATATGCATCAAGTTCTTCTCAGAATGAATTGTTTCAACATGGTTGCAAAGAGAAAATTGATGAAGTTCAAAACGAGTGTGATGATGATGCCAAAATGCAATTCAACGACTCCAATGAAATATTAGGTGCTTATCCTAGTGAATCATCAATGTTCCAAGACTCTTCTAAACCATCACATGAACCAGTTCGGAGCGTACGACGACCTGCTGTTTGGGGACGCACGCCT GGAAAGAAGAACCTTTCCATGGAGTCTATTGACATTCCTTTTGAAGACGA GGCTGAAATAAAAAAGCTTGAGTCCATGAAATCAGATTTGCAGAACAAGATCTCTAAGGAG GAAATGGCAAACTTGCATATGCAGGATGCCCTGGAGAAGCAGAAGCGTGATTTACATGAACGTCGTTTAGCTCTTGAGAAAGAT GTGGCAAGGCTACAAGAGCATTTAAAGAAGGAGTTAGAGCTGAGGACAGCGCTTGAAGCTGGACTCAGAATATCCCAACAACCTCATTCTGTTCCATCCATTGCTAATGAAAAG ATTAAGGCAGAGCTGGATGAAATTGCTCGAACAGAGGCAGAAGTTTTTAGTTTAAAACAGAAGGCTGCTGATCTTGAACTGCATCTTATTCAACAGCGTGAACAAAACTCTAGGATCGGGTATGATATAGGGAATCAGCTCAATCAAAGTCCAAATGATCAATCAAAATT CCGGAAGAAGAAACAGATAGATGTTGGAGCCTTAACTATCTCCGGCGCGACAGATAATTTTTCAAGAAGTAAG CATGAGTACAATTTGGAGAAGCCAGACGGATATAAAGACAGGAAATTAGACTCTCCATCTTCCACGAGAAAATCATTGCCTCTGCCCCAACAAACAGACTCCTTTCGAAATCCGAAAGCCACTGGAGCTTTGAATTTGTCATCCAACACAGAGCTAGGCACAAATACACCCGGTACGACCAGTTCTAGAAAGTCTAATCCGAGGGGTGAG GGCACTAATTCTACCACTTCTGCTCTGTCAAAGCTGACAAACCGACTTAATTTCTTAAAGGAACGACGCTCACAAATTGCAACTGAGCTCCGAAATTTAGATAAAGGTGAGAATTCATCTCAGCCCATCCAAAACCTTGGACATAGTGGAGGATCAGAGAATTGCCAGTCACATCAAAACTCTAAAGAACAATCCTTGGAAAAAATACAAGAACTGGAGAACTTTGAATCATCCCACAAGTCCGATGACCAAAATGACAGGGGAACAAAATTGGAAGTGTTCCCAAATCTAGACCGGGGAAAATCAGAAAGCTTCCCAGTAGATGATAAAATTCGATCAAGAGTTCCTCCAAGAACCTACTCTAGATGA